The following are encoded in a window of Chryseobacterium sp. genomic DNA:
- a CDS encoding toprim domain-containing protein: protein MNCEKVKKNVGIRAVLESFGLFPVKENPKTAFYFALDREEKIPSLAVDFVKNKAFDFGNGKSYDVISIVQQIKKCSVSEALKCLSTLDFRVQNEIKYHETTGQTCNQILEIKEIQHPALIQYLKSRRVFEQKHRVKEIHYELKGRKYFGIGFQNKSGGFEIRNPQSKICLGKKDVTLIVNDNNLKNEILIFEGFFDYLTYRNLDKSDNSNCDYLTLNSTAMFFKVEEKLKQYEKISLFLDNDKNGKSVKLKIKSQYKNVEDCSLIYHNFKDLNEWFCNI from the coding sequence ATGAATTGCGAAAAAGTCAAGAAAAACGTCGGAATTCGGGCGGTTTTGGAGTCGTTCGGGCTGTTTCCGGTCAAAGAAAATCCGAAAACTGCGTTTTATTTTGCGTTGGACCGGGAGGAAAAAATTCCAAGTCTGGCGGTCGATTTTGTCAAAAACAAGGCGTTCGATTTTGGAAATGGAAAAAGTTACGATGTGATTTCAATTGTCCAACAGATAAAGAAATGTTCCGTTTCAGAAGCATTGAAATGCCTTTCAACATTGGATTTTAGAGTTCAAAATGAAATAAAATATCACGAAACTACTGGTCAAACATGCAATCAGATTTTAGAAATCAAAGAAATCCAGCATCCTGCATTAATTCAGTATCTGAAGTCCCGAAGAGTTTTTGAGCAAAAGCATAGGGTTAAGGAAATTCACTACGAATTGAAAGGAAGAAAATATTTCGGAATTGGATTTCAGAATAAGTCCGGAGGTTTTGAGATTCGCAATCCACAGTCAAAAATATGTTTGGGAAAAAAGGATGTGACGTTGATTGTTAATGATAACAATCTCAAGAACGAGATTCTCATATTTGAGGGCTTTTTCGATTATCTGACCTACCGAAATTTAGACAAATCAGATAATTCAAACTGTGATTACTTGACTTTAAATTCAACTGCAATGTTTTTCAAGGTGGAAGAAAAACTGAAACAATATGAGAAAATTTCACTTTTTCTAGACAATGATAAGAATGGGAAATCGGTTAAATTAAAAATTAAAAGTCAATACAAAAATGTAGAGGATTGCTCTTTAATTTATCATAATTTTAAGGACTTGAACGAGTGGTTTTGTAATATTTGA
- a CDS encoding single-stranded DNA-binding protein, translating into MNTIVGRITKNAEINTLKNDKQVVNFSVAPND; encoded by the coding sequence ATGAACACAATCGTAGGTAGAATTACCAAAAATGCAGAAATCAACACCTTGAAAAACGATAAACAGGTCGTAAACTTTTCGGTAGCACCCAATGACTAA